In the genome of Lysobacter sp. BMK333-48F3, the window GATGTCGCGCTCGGGATAGTCCTCGACCAGTTCGGCGCGCGCCGACTCCAGCGCGGTGGCGTCGCGCGCGGCCAGCAGCACGTCGGCGCCGAAGCCGAGCAGCTCGCGCGCGATCGCCCGGCCGATGCCGGCGCTGCCGCCGGTCACCAGGGCCAGCTGTCCGTCCAGGCGCCAACGTTTCGGGTCCATAGCCTTCTCCAGATCTGCGCGGAATGGGTTGCGTGGAACGGCTTGCATGAAATCGGGCGCGCCGCCGGCGCGACCGGCGTAGCATAACGGCCAGCCGACCGAGGATGCCGCCATGACGCCTTGCCGCACCCTGCCTCTCGTGATCGCCGTCGCCGCGCTGGGCGCGCTGTCGGCGTGCAGCAAACCGCAACCGCCGGAAAAAGAACGCCCGGTCGAACCGCAGGCGACCCAGCTGCGCGACGCAATCCAGCAACCGCTGGAACAGGCCAAGGGCACCGAGGACGCGGTCGACCAGGGCGCGCAGCGCCAGCGCGACGCGATCGAAGCCGCCGGCGGCTGAGTCCCGCCGCACGACCGCCATCCCTTAACGAAAACGGGCCGCCGTAGCGACCCGTTTCGGCGACGCTGCGGCGGCCCAGACCCGGCCGCCGCCGTCATCGGGCGACTGGCTTACAACTCGCAGAAGCAATACGCCAGCGACTTCACCGGCACGCCGCGGGTCGGCACCGCAGCGCTCTGCAGGAAGCGCAGGTCCGCCGCCGCCTGCGGCATCGCCTTGACCAGCAGGCCGCGGGCGAAGTCCGATTGGCCGAGCATGGCGCTGCCGGCGCGGCTCTGGGCGAAGTTGGCGAAGAAGCGCTCGAACGGGGTCGGCATCTTCTCCACGTAGCGCACCCGGTACTCGCCGGCCTTGCCGAGCTTGGCCCGCTTGGCGACGTCGTCGACCGCATCGGACAGACCGCCCAGCGCGTCGACCAGGCCGCGTTCCTTGGCCTGCGCGCCGCTCCACACCCGGCCGCGCGCGACCGCATCGATCTCCGCCACCGGACGCTTGCGCGCGTTGGCGACGCGGCCGGTGAAATCGGCGTAGCCCTTGTTGATCACGCTCTGGATCACGCTGCCGACTTCCGGCGCCAGCGGCCGGGTGATGTCGAACGCGCCGGCCAGGCGAGTGGTGCCGACGCCGTCGGTGTGCACGCCGATCTTCTCCAGCGCGCGCGGCACGGTCGGGATCATGCCGAAGATGCCGATCGAGCCGGTGATGGTCGAAGGATCGGCGTAGATCCGATCGGCGTTCATCGAGATCCAGTAACCGCCGGACGCGGCCAGGTCGCCCATCGACACCACCACCGGCTTGCCGGCGGCCTTCAGCGCGACCACTTCGCGGCGGATCTGCTCGGAGGCGAACACTTCGCCGCCGGGCGAATCCACCCGCAGCACCAGCGCCTTCACGTTTTCGTCCTCGCGCGCTTCGCGCAGCAGGGCCGCGGTCGATACGCCGCCGATCGTGCCCGGCGGCTGCTCGCCGCCGGTGATTTCGCCCTCGGCCACCACCACCGCCACCTGCGGACGCTGGTCGGCCGGGTTGATCACCCGATCCAGGCTGGCCACGTAGGCCTCGAGGGAAATCTGCCGGAAGCCGCCTTCGGCGTCCTCGTCGGCGACGCCGCGCTTGGTCAGCAGTTCGTCGACTTCGCCGCGGGTCTTCAGGCCGTCGACCAGCTTCTGCTGCAGCGCGTACTTGCCCAGGTCGCCCTGGACCGCGTCCAGCCGCTCGGGCAACTGGTCGATGCTGGCGGCGAGCTGGGCCGGGTCGAGCTTGCGCGCCTTGGCCACGTCGCCAAGGTAGCGCGACCACAGATCGTTCATCCAGAACAGGTCGGCGGTCTTGGACTCTTCCGAGGCCGCGTCGAGGATGTAGGGCTCGGCGGCGGACTTGAACTCGCCGACCCGGAACAGGTGCACGTCGACGCCGAGCTTGTCCTGCAGGCCTTCGCGGTAGTACTGGCGATAGCGGCCGAGGCCTTCCAGCAGCATGCCGCCCATCGGGTCCAGGTACAGCTGGTTGGCCTGGGCCACCACCAGGTACTGCTTCTGGTCCATGGCTTCGGAGAAGGCGATCACTTCCTTCTTGCTCTCGCGCAGGCGCGCGACCGCGGCGGCGACCTCGCGCAGCGAGGCCATGCCCGAGGCCTGCAGCTTGTCCAGGCGCAGCACCACGCGCTCGATCCGCTTGTCGTCCTTGGCCGCGTCCAGCGCGCGCAGCAGGTCGCGCAGCTGCACTTCCTCGTTGCGGTCGCCGAAGGCCTTGCCGAGCGCGCGCGAGGCCGGATCGGAGCTGTACTGCTCGACCAGGTTGGCCTCCGGTGCGATCACCAGGGTGGTGCGCTCCAGCAGCGGCTCGGGCCGGCCGCCGAACATCACCGCCAGGGCGAAAAACAGCAGCACACCGAAAAACACCAGGTTGAAGAACAACCGGCGGGTGAAATTCATCGCATCCCAGGCGCCGACGATCAGCCGGGCCAAAGGCCCGCGGGACGAGGCGGTATCGTTCATTTGCAGAAGCTCCATGAATACGCGCCCAGCCTAACCGGGCCGGGGCCGGGTTTCACCCGCCATTCGTAAGGGCTACGAGCGGGAATGGGGAATGGGGAATGGGGAATCGTTATAAAGCGGACAAACCGCAAAAGTTTCCCGCCCGCCGGTCCCGGCTTTTCCGATTCCCGATTCCCCATTCCCGATTCCCGGCCTCAAGTGCACCCCGTCTCATGCGGGTCCAGCTCGTGCGGGTGCTCGGCGGCGATGCGGCGGGACAGGGCGTCGGGGGCGCTGGAACGCAGCAGGCGCAGGCCCAGCAGCACCGCGGCCACGGTCAGGCCGGCGATCAGGCCGATCCACATGCCCTTCGGTCCCCAGCCCAGGCCCAGGCCGAGGCCGGCGCCGACCGGCATGCCCACGCCCCAATAGGCCAGGGCGGCCAGCAGCATCGGCATGCGGGTGTCCTTGAGCCCGCGCAGGGCGCCGGCGGACAGCACCTGGACCCCGTCGGGAAACTGGAACATCGCCGCGTAGAACAGCAGCGAGGCGGCCAGGGCGGCGACCGCGGCGTCGCGGGTGTAGAAACTCACCAGCAGATCGTTGGCGCTGAGCAGAACGATGCCGGACATCAGCTGGGTGCCGATCACGATCGCGTAGCCGGCCCAGATCGCCCGCCGCACCCCGTCGACGTCGCCGCGGCCGAGCGCGTGGCCGACCCGCACCGTGGTCGCCTCGGCCAGCGCCATCGGCACCATGAAGCACAGCGCCGACAGGTTGATCGCGATCTGGTGCGCCGAGGCCTGGACCTCGCCGAGGCGGCCGATCAGCAAGGCGGTGACGATGAACAGACTGCCTTCCATCAGCACGGTCACCCCGATCGGCAGGCCGGTGGCGAGCAGGCCGCGGATGGTCGGCCAGTGCGGACGGTCGAAGCGCGCGAACAGGCCCAGGTCGGCGAACCGGCGCGCCCGGCGCAGAACCAGGAAGAAACCGATCGCCTGCACCCACAGCATCGCCGCCGAGGCGATGCCGAGCCCGCCGGCGCCGAGTTCGGGCAGGCCGAACTCGCCGAAGGTCAGCACGTAGCCCAGCGGCAACAGCACCAGCAGGCCGCCGGCGCTGAGCAGCATGGTCGGCAAGGTCCAGTGCAGGCCCTCGCTGAGGTAGCGCATGCAGAAGAACAGGGTCAGCGCCGGCACGCCCCAACGGATGCCGTGCAGGAAAGCCTGCGCGCCGGGAATGATTTCCGGCGCGATGCCCATCGCGCCGAGCGCATAGGGAATCGCGGTCAGGAACGCGAACAGGAACACGCTCAGCAGCGCCGCCAGCCACATCGCCTGGCGGAACAGCGCGCCGATCTCGCCGCGGCGGCCGGCGCCTTCCAGCTGCGACACCGACGGCGGCACCGACAGCAGGGTGCCGATCGGCACCATCATCGGCAGCCACCACAGCGCGGTGCCGATGGTGACCGAGGCCAGGGTGGTGGTGCCGTGGTGGCCGGCCAGGGTGTTGTCGACGAAGCCGATCAGGCCGGTCGAGACATGGCCGGCGACCAGCGGCGCGGCCAGAACCACGGTGGTGCGGATCTCGCCGGGCAGGCCGGAGCGCGAGACGGAGGGGGATGACGCGGACATCGGGGAACCCAACAGCACGACTGCGGCCGCGCATCCGGTCTAGGGCGCTGGCGCCGGGTCGCGGCGGAGGGCTATCTTACCCGCTCGAAAGTGAAGGCCGGGGAGCCTCGTTCGTCACTCATGAGCGCAAGCGCAGGTTCCGCCCACGGCCATGGCGATCTCAGCCATTGCGAGAACTGTCACGCCGAATTGCACGGCGAGTTCTGTCACGCCTGCGGGCAGTCGGTGCACAACCCGATCCGTCACGTCGGCCACGCCCTGGAAGAGGTGTTCGAGTCGTTCTGGCACCTGGACGGGCGCATTTTCCGCACCTTGCGCGATCTGCTGTCCCCGGGCCGGGCCGCGGCCAACTACATCCGCGGCCACCGCATGCGCTACGTGCCGCCGCTGCGGCTGTTCGTGGTGCTGTCGGTGCTGACCTTCTTCGTCGCCAAGTTCGCGATCCACTTCGACGATAACCAGCGCCTGATCAGCTTCAACGACGTCCAGGGCCCTACCGTGCGCCTGGGCAACACCAAGAAGCAGTTCCGCGAGGCCGACTCGGTGCTCGAGGTCGAGGCCTTGCGCACGCGCATGGTCAAGGAGCTGGAACTGGCCCGGCAGTCGGTGCCGGAGGCGGCGCGCAGCCCGATCCAGAAATCGATCGAGGGCGTGCAGCGCCAGGCCGACAAGCGCATCGAAGCGCTGCGCGCGCTGCAGAGGCTCGACGACGCCGAGGTCGCCAAACAAAAAGCCCAGGGCCAGCGCGAAGGCGGCGCCGCGGCCGCCGGCTCGGTGCAGGCGGCCGAAACCATGGGCGCAGTCGAGCAATGGCGCAACCGCCAGATCGCGCCCCTGCAGGCGCAGCTGAGCAAGCTCGCGCCGGCCTCGCCGCAGGCCTTCGAACTGGCCAAGCAGATCCGCCGGACCAACGCCGAAGCCGGTTGCCGCGTCGCCGCCCTGCAGCAGGCGCATGCGGAAGTCAGCGAAGGCCGGGCGGCGCGCAAGTCCGACCGCGACCGCTACGGCGATGCCGACTGCGACGACATCCACGATCCGCTGAGCTTCAACGGCAAGCCCTGGGACGCGCAGACCAACCCGCTGGTGTCGCCTTACCTGCCCAAGTTCGCCAACGACTGGCTCAACCGCCAGGTCGGCATCGGCCAGACCAACATCAGCCGGCTCAGCAAGGAGCCGTGGCGCTACATGAACACCCTGATCGGCGCGATTCCGTCGGCGCTGTTCCTGATGGTGCCGATGTTCGCGCTGCTGCTGAAGCTGGCCTACCTGGGTTCGGGCCGCGGCTATCTCGAGCATCTGGTGGTCGCGCTGTACAGCCACGCCTACCTGTGCCTGGTGTTCCTGGCGATGTTCCTGCTGACCCTGCTGGGCGGCGCGATCGCGCCGCACTGGCCCGCGTTCGGCATCGTCGGCGGCACCGCGATCGGCCTGCTCTGGCTGTGGATGCCGATCTACCTGCTGATCATGCAAAAGCGCGTGTACGGCAACGGCTGGCTGCTGACCCTGGTGCGCTACAGCGTGATCGGTTCGCTGTACTTCGTGATGCTGAGCATCGCCGCCGTCGCCCTGGCGGTGACCACGATCGTGCGGATGTGAGCGCGGACCGAACCGCCATGAGCGCGAACCAGGCCGAGGTCGTGTACGAAGTCTCGCTCGAGGTCGATGCGGCGATCGAAGCCGAGTACCTGGCCTGGCTGCGCGCGCACATCGACGAGATCTGCGCCCTGCCGGGGTTTCTCGGCGCGCAATGGTTGCGGGTCGAGGAGCCGGCCGCCGCCGCGGGCCGCTTCGGCCTGTGCGTGCAGTACCGCCTGCGCGATCGCGCCGCGCTCGAGGACTACCTGCGCGAGCACGCGCCGCGCCTGCGCGCGGACGGCGTCGCCCGCTTCGGCGGACGCTTCCAGGCCAGCCGGCGGATTTTGCAGCCGCTGGCTTGAACCCGGACCGCGCTCAGGCCGCCGGCTTGCGCGCGGCCACGCCGCCGACCCGGTAGTGGCGCATCTCTTCGATCGCGCCGATGTAGCCGCGGATCGCGGCCAGGAAGTCGGCGAAGCCGGCGCTCTTGCGGAAGCCTTGCAGGTGGCCGTCGACGCTGTCCCATTCGATCCGCAGCAGGTAGCACGCGGGTTCGTCGACGCAACGCGACAGCTCGTAGGCCAGGCAGTGCGGCGAGGCGTCCAGCACCTGCGCGGCGCGCGCATAGTCGCGCTCGAACGCCTCGCCGGCGTCGGCCGGCAGGCGGTAACGGATGTACTCGACGATCATGCGCGAAGCCCGGTGGCCGACGGAGCGCCGACTCTAGCCCGCGGCCGCGACGAGGGCCGTCGCAGTCTGTAGCGGCGCCGACCCGGTCACGGTTTCAGCGCTGCAGGGCGTCCTGCAGCCAGGCGCCGCGGCTGGCCGCCGGCGCCGCCAGCAGCTCGCCGCGCAACCTGGCGCGTTCCTGCGGCGGAGTGCGCTGGACCAGCACCGCCAGATCCTTGCGCTGCTGCGCGCTCAGGCCGTGCAGCGCGGCCAGCAAGGCGGCGTGCTGCGGCGCCGGCAGCTGCGCCAGCAGCGGCTGCAGCGCGGGATAGTCGGCGCCCAGTTGCGGGCCGAGCAGCCAACCGTGGCGTTCGCTGCCGTCGAGCGCGTCGAAACGGGCGCGCAGCGCCTGCTGTTGCTCCGGCGGCAGCGCGGCGTAGCGCGCCGCGGCGGCCTGGACCTCGGCCCGGTCGCCGGCGCTCAGGTTCTGCCAGGCCCGGTAACGCTCGCGCACCGCGCCGCGTTCGCCGGCCGGGCGTTGCTCCCATTGCGCCGCGCGCTGGCCGAACTGGCGCCGCTCGCTCTCGTTCCAGCTGTCCCAGCGCGCGCCCTGCGCCTGCAGGCGGGCGCGGGCCTCGGCCGGCAACCGCGACAGGGTCTGTTCCAGATCCGGCGGCAAGGCCGCGGCGGCGCCGGCCAGGGCGATGACGACCAGGCCCAAGGCGGCCCGCGCCGGCCAGCGGCGGGTGCTGCGGTCACGGCGCATCGGCGCTCTCCAGGTCCTGGGTTTCGCTGCCGGTGGCGGGCGCCGCCGGCGTCGACGACGGGTCGACGGCGGCCGGGTCGGACGACGGCTCGGCCGGCACGATCCGGCCGGCGTCCAGCGCCGCCAGCCAGCTGTGGAAGGCCAGATCCGCCGCGGCGGCTTCGCCGGCCGGGTCGGCGATCAGTTCGAAATCGCGGTGGGCGATCAGCCCGGATTCGCGCTGGTAGCGTTCGGCCGGAGCCGAGGCGGCGGGCAGCGGCTCGATCTCGATCCGGTCCGACCCGGCCAGCCAGCGTCCGGCCGGGCCCTCGCTCCAGAAGGTCGCCGCGAACGCCAGCGCGCAGGCGGCCAGGCCGCTCCACAGCAGCGGCATCAGCCAGCGCGGGCGGGCCGGCGCGGCAGCGGCGGCGCGGCGTCCGGCCGGGGCGGTCGCGGCCGGCTCGCCGCCCAGCGCCGTCTCGCGCGCCTGGCTCAGCCGTTGCAGGCGCTCCGCCGGCAAGGTCTTGATCCGGCGGTGGACCTGTTCGCGCAGCTGCTGCCAGGCCACCGGGTCGGCGCGGCCGTCGGCATGGCGCGGCAGGGCGCGCTGCAGGGCCAGGCGATAGCTAGGCGCAGCCACGCCCAGCGCCGCCGCGGCCTCGTTCTCGTCCAGCCCGGCGGCCAGGCGCAGCAGCAGCGCCGCGCGCGGCCCGCTGCCGAGCTCGGCCAGCCGGTCGGTGGCTTCGAGCGCGATCGCCACCGGGGTG includes:
- a CDS encoding MATE family efflux transporter, with product MSASSPSVSRSGLPGEIRTTVVLAAPLVAGHVSTGLIGFVDNTLAGHHGTTTLASVTIGTALWWLPMMVPIGTLLSVPPSVSQLEGAGRRGEIGALFRQAMWLAALLSVFLFAFLTAIPYALGAMGIAPEIIPGAQAFLHGIRWGVPALTLFFCMRYLSEGLHWTLPTMLLSAGGLLVLLPLGYVLTFGEFGLPELGAGGLGIASAAMLWVQAIGFFLVLRRARRFADLGLFARFDRPHWPTIRGLLATGLPIGVTVLMEGSLFIVTALLIGRLGEVQASAHQIAINLSALCFMVPMALAEATTVRVGHALGRGDVDGVRRAIWAGYAIVIGTQLMSGIVLLSANDLLVSFYTRDAAVAALAASLLFYAAMFQFPDGVQVLSAGALRGLKDTRMPMLLAALAYWGVGMPVGAGLGLGLGWGPKGMWIGLIAGLTVAAVLLGLRLLRSSAPDALSRRIAAEHPHELDPHETGCT
- the sppA gene encoding signal peptide peptidase SppA → MNDTASSRGPLARLIVGAWDAMNFTRRLFFNLVFFGVLLFFALAVMFGGRPEPLLERTTLVIAPEANLVEQYSSDPASRALGKAFGDRNEEVQLRDLLRALDAAKDDKRIERVVLRLDKLQASGMASLREVAAAVARLRESKKEVIAFSEAMDQKQYLVVAQANQLYLDPMGGMLLEGLGRYRQYYREGLQDKLGVDVHLFRVGEFKSAAEPYILDAASEESKTADLFWMNDLWSRYLGDVAKARKLDPAQLAASIDQLPERLDAVQGDLGKYALQQKLVDGLKTRGEVDELLTKRGVADEDAEGGFRQISLEAYVASLDRVINPADQRPQVAVVVAEGEITGGEQPPGTIGGVSTAALLREAREDENVKALVLRVDSPGGEVFASEQIRREVVALKAAGKPVVVSMGDLAASGGYWISMNADRIYADPSTITGSIGIFGMIPTVPRALEKIGVHTDGVGTTRLAGAFDITRPLAPEVGSVIQSVINKGYADFTGRVANARKRPVAEIDAVARGRVWSGAQAKERGLVDALGGLSDAVDDVAKRAKLGKAGEYRVRYVEKMPTPFERFFANFAQSRAGSAMLGQSDFARGLLVKAMPQAAADLRFLQSAAVPTRGVPVKSLAYCFCEL
- a CDS encoding DUF4286 family protein, coding for MSANQAEVVYEVSLEVDAAIEAEYLAWLRAHIDEICALPGFLGAQWLRVEEPAAAAGRFGLCVQYRLRDRAALEDYLREHAPRLRADGVARFGGRFQASRRILQPLA
- a CDS encoding DUF3106 domain-containing protein, coding for MRRDRSTRRWPARAALGLVVIALAGAAAALPPDLEQTLSRLPAEARARLQAQGARWDSWNESERRQFGQRAAQWEQRPAGERGAVRERYRAWQNLSAGDRAEVQAAAARYAALPPEQQQALRARFDALDGSERHGWLLGPQLGADYPALQPLLAQLPAPQHAALLAALHGLSAQQRKDLAVLVQRTPPQERARLRGELLAAPAASRGAWLQDALQR
- a CDS encoding DUF3667 domain-containing protein yields the protein MSASAGSAHGHGDLSHCENCHAELHGEFCHACGQSVHNPIRHVGHALEEVFESFWHLDGRIFRTLRDLLSPGRAAANYIRGHRMRYVPPLRLFVVLSVLTFFVAKFAIHFDDNQRLISFNDVQGPTVRLGNTKKQFREADSVLEVEALRTRMVKELELARQSVPEAARSPIQKSIEGVQRQADKRIEALRALQRLDDAEVAKQKAQGQREGGAAAAGSVQAAETMGAVEQWRNRQIAPLQAQLSKLAPASPQAFELAKQIRRTNAEAGCRVAALQQAHAEVSEGRAARKSDRDRYGDADCDDIHDPLSFNGKPWDAQTNPLVSPYLPKFANDWLNRQVGIGQTNISRLSKEPWRYMNTLIGAIPSALFLMVPMFALLLKLAYLGSGRGYLEHLVVALYSHAYLCLVFLAMFLLTLLGGAIAPHWPAFGIVGGTAIGLLWLWMPIYLLIMQKRVYGNGWLLTLVRYSVIGSLYFVMLSIAAVALAVTTIVRM
- a CDS encoding antibiotic biosynthesis monooxygenase family protein; its protein translation is MIVEYIRYRLPADAGEAFERDYARAAQVLDASPHCLAYELSRCVDEPACYLLRIEWDSVDGHLQGFRKSAGFADFLAAIRGYIGAIEEMRHYRVGGVAARKPAA